A portion of the Streptomyces erythrochromogenes genome contains these proteins:
- a CDS encoding LysM peptidoglycan-binding domain-containing protein, giving the protein MPAKGKHRRPKQNPITRKLALAGTGGAALTLPLISATTAGAVGTSAPAAAVTTVTAATVVNVAAAPPTTYSVVVGDTLSEIAADHSVSGGWKQLYEANRAVVGDNPSVIRPGTKLTLGAQEKAATAAKSAAKTAAKPASSYANNLDGWIRESLDVMAKHGIPGSYNGIHRNVMRESSGNPKAINLWDINARNGIPSKGLLQVIDPTFKAYHVPGTSLDSYDPVANITAACNYAAARYGSIDNVNGAY; this is encoded by the coding sequence ATGCCTGCAAAGGGTAAGCACCGCCGGCCGAAGCAGAACCCGATCACCCGCAAACTGGCCCTCGCAGGCACAGGCGGCGCGGCTCTCACGCTCCCGCTGATCAGCGCGACCACCGCAGGAGCGGTAGGCACCAGCGCCCCGGCAGCAGCGGTGACGACCGTCACCGCGGCCACCGTGGTGAACGTGGCGGCAGCCCCTCCCACCACGTATTCCGTGGTCGTCGGCGACACCCTTTCGGAGATCGCCGCGGACCACTCCGTCAGTGGCGGATGGAAGCAGCTCTACGAGGCGAACCGCGCGGTGGTCGGCGACAACCCGTCGGTCATCCGGCCCGGTACCAAACTGACCCTCGGCGCCCAGGAGAAGGCCGCCACGGCCGCCAAGTCCGCGGCGAAGACCGCCGCCAAGCCGGCTTCCTCCTACGCGAACAATCTCGACGGGTGGATCCGCGAGTCCCTCGACGTGATGGCCAAGCACGGTATTCCCGGAAGCTACAACGGAATTCACCGCAACGTGATGCGGGAGTCCTCGGGCAACCCCAAGGCGATCAACCTGTGGGACATCAACGCCCGGAACGGAATCCCCTCCAAGGGTCTGCTCCAGGTCATCGACCCGACCTTCAAGGCCTACCACGTGCCCGGCACTTCGCTGGACTCCTACGACCCGGTGGCCAACATCACCGCGGCCTGCAACTACGCGGCCGCCCGCTACGGCTCCATCGACAACGTCAACGGCGCCTACTAG
- a CDS encoding DUF3618 domain-containing protein, translated as MTDQPQGDESAPTPEELREQVEHTRQELGQTVEALAAKADVKAQAKERVAEIKEQAAEKTTHVTGRLREKAGQAAQLVKDKTPDPVLDKAAHAAAQVRDTATRAGHLAAEKTPDPVRKKAATAATMVRANRTPLIGAAAALAVFLLLRRSRRHR; from the coding sequence ATGACCGATCAGCCTCAGGGCGATGAATCCGCACCTACCCCCGAAGAGCTGCGTGAGCAGGTCGAGCACACCCGCCAGGAACTCGGCCAGACCGTTGAGGCGCTCGCGGCCAAGGCCGACGTGAAGGCGCAGGCCAAGGAGAGGGTGGCCGAGATCAAGGAGCAGGCCGCCGAGAAGACCACGCATGTCACCGGCCGGCTCCGGGAGAAGGCAGGGCAGGCCGCTCAGTTGGTGAAGGACAAGACTCCCGATCCGGTCCTCGACAAGGCAGCCCACGCCGCGGCGCAGGTACGCGACACCGCGACCCGGGCCGGACACCTCGCCGCCGAGAAGACCCCGGACCCGGTCCGCAAGAAAGCCGCGACGGCCGCGACCATGGTGCGGGCCAACCGCACCCCGCTGATCGGCGCGGCTGCCGCGCTTGCCGTCTTCCTGCTTCTGCGCCGTAGCCGGAGGCACCGGTGA
- a CDS encoding serine/threonine-protein kinase has product MDTSEAGRQLIDGRFELVAPLGSGGMGTVWRARDIALHREVALKEVRPPDPATAAAQPGLADQMRERAVREARALARLAHPHVVTIHHIVEPAEGTDGHPWIVMEMVRGGSLHDRLESGPMPPAEVARLGLDVLSALRAAHAEGILHRDVKPANVLLRPDGSAVLTDFGIAALHDSTGLTATGVLIGSPEYIAPERVRGEEGLAASDLWSLGMLLYVAAEGTNPLRRATSLATVVAVLDEPIPAPVRSGALGPVLDRLLVRDPAARPDGAQLERLLRDASAALGSGAGAAPVAAPPVASPVASPVVPGPYGQFGPYAPTPAGTPHTPPPYGSGASPYAAATRPVPVASAPRRRPALIGAALTAVLAAGMFGIVQLLPDGNSGDDKAKGGAATASATPPVREASSAPAPRASAQKADAPRGSMMTPGNVRTALEAFKKQAGTTTFVDMTLYDGYILASIPTAAGAETVDSWQYRDGVASRTGPDGTVEEGEPLIDMAAVNWDTLPGLLEQAKKELKVEKPTSRHVIIDPWMMDRTPSIRTYLSDEYGRGGYVLWGIDGSLRKVYG; this is encoded by the coding sequence ATGGACACGAGTGAGGCCGGCAGACAGCTGATCGACGGGCGCTTCGAACTGGTCGCGCCCCTGGGCAGCGGCGGCATGGGTACCGTTTGGCGGGCGCGCGACATCGCCCTGCACCGCGAGGTGGCGCTCAAGGAGGTGCGGCCGCCGGACCCGGCGACCGCCGCCGCCCAGCCCGGCCTCGCCGACCAGATGCGCGAACGCGCCGTCCGCGAGGCGCGCGCCCTCGCCCGTCTCGCCCACCCCCACGTCGTGACCATCCACCACATCGTCGAGCCCGCCGAGGGCACGGACGGCCACCCGTGGATCGTCATGGAGATGGTGCGGGGCGGCTCCCTGCACGACCGTCTGGAGTCCGGACCCATGCCGCCCGCCGAGGTGGCGCGGCTCGGCCTCGACGTGCTGTCCGCGCTGCGCGCCGCGCACGCCGAGGGGATCCTCCACCGCGACGTGAAGCCCGCCAACGTGCTGCTGCGCCCCGACGGGTCGGCCGTGCTGACCGACTTCGGCATCGCCGCGCTGCACGACTCCACCGGACTGACCGCGACCGGCGTGCTGATCGGCTCCCCGGAGTACATCGCACCCGAGCGGGTCCGCGGCGAGGAGGGGCTGGCCGCCTCCGACCTGTGGTCGCTCGGCATGCTCCTCTACGTGGCCGCGGAGGGGACCAACCCGCTGCGCCGGGCCACCAGCCTGGCCACGGTCGTCGCCGTGCTCGACGAGCCGATCCCCGCGCCGGTGCGCTCCGGCGCGCTGGGGCCCGTACTGGACCGGCTCCTCGTGCGGGACCCGGCCGCCCGCCCCGACGGAGCACAGCTGGAACGACTGCTCCGGGACGCGAGCGCCGCTCTCGGTTCCGGTGCCGGTGCCGCGCCCGTTGCCGCGCCGCCGGTCGCCTCCCCGGTCGCCTCCCCGGTCGTGCCGGGCCCGTACGGGCAGTTCGGTCCCTACGCGCCGACGCCCGCCGGCACCCCGCACACCCCGCCGCCGTACGGCTCGGGAGCCTCCCCGTACGCGGCCGCCACCAGGCCCGTGCCGGTGGCGTCCGCGCCGCGCCGGCGTCCGGCCCTGATCGGTGCCGCGCTCACCGCGGTGCTGGCGGCAGGCATGTTCGGCATCGTCCAACTGCTGCCCGACGGGAACTCCGGCGACGACAAGGCGAAGGGCGGCGCCGCCACCGCCTCCGCCACCCCGCCCGTGCGGGAGGCCTCCTCGGCCCCCGCCCCGAGGGCGAGCGCGCAGAAGGCGGACGCGCCCCGCGGCAGCATGATGACGCCGGGGAACGTCCGCACCGCGCTGGAGGCGTTCAAGAAGCAGGCGGGCACGACCACCTTCGTCGACATGACCCTCTACGACGGCTACATCCTCGCCTCCATCCCCACGGCCGCCGGCGCCGAGACCGTCGACTCCTGGCAGTACCGGGACGGCGTGGCCAGCCGCACCGGCCCGGACGGCACGGTCGAGGAGGGGGAGCCGCTGATCGACATGGCCGCGGTCAACTGGGACACGCTGCCCGGCCTGCTGGAGCAGGCCAAGAAGGAGCTGAAGGTCGAGAAGCCGACCTCGCGCCACGTCATCATCGACCCCTGGATGATGGACCGGACGCCCTCCATCCGCACCTACCTCAGCGACGAGTACGGGCGCGGCGGCTACGTCCTCTGGGGCATCGACGGCAGCCTCAGGAAGGTCTACGGCTGA
- a CDS encoding squalene/phytoene synthase family protein translates to MPSWRTTLTAAGISGTRLRDDYTQAARRVLRREPAPYLALRLLAAPPLVPALAAGLAFMNLVDDVAETGTPQQRASGLAALTERVEAALKSGDSPDPVLRAYAHAVDSRGLPEHWVARFLAGAATAEAAFDGFADEADFQAYLDAYAWPGVLVFTGLQYQGGPDPEQAAGWRRFVDAAQRVDFLADLHGDLADGRLCIPRARLDEHSVTRADLEAARDTPAVRALLAAETRRARAALDATHGFLDLAEPGLRPVIATMSDLMAHQLAAVERVGAGALRRDVGYGLTAPLRILLRAAAAGRGRSRSR, encoded by the coding sequence ATGCCCAGCTGGCGCACCACCCTCACGGCGGCCGGGATATCCGGCACCCGGCTGCGGGACGACTACACGCAGGCCGCCCGCCGGGTGCTCCGTCGCGAACCCGCGCCGTACCTGGCCCTGCGACTGCTCGCCGCGCCGCCCCTGGTACCGGCCCTCGCAGCCGGTCTCGCCTTCATGAACCTCGTCGACGACGTGGCCGAGACCGGCACCCCGCAGCAACGGGCCTCCGGCCTCGCCGCGTTGACCGAGCGCGTCGAGGCCGCCCTGAAGTCCGGGGACAGCCCCGACCCCGTGCTGCGGGCCTACGCCCACGCCGTGGACTCCCGGGGCCTGCCCGAGCACTGGGTGGCCCGCTTCCTCGCGGGCGCCGCCACGGCGGAGGCCGCCTTCGACGGCTTCGCCGACGAGGCGGACTTCCAGGCCTACCTCGACGCGTACGCCTGGCCCGGGGTGCTGGTCTTCACCGGCCTGCAGTACCAGGGCGGCCCGGATCCCGAACAGGCCGCCGGCTGGCGCCGGTTCGTAGACGCAGCCCAGCGCGTCGACTTCCTCGCCGACCTCCACGGCGATCTGGCCGACGGGCGGCTCTGCATCCCCCGAGCCCGCCTCGACGAGCACTCCGTGACCCGGGCCGACCTGGAAGCGGCCCGTGACACCCCTGCCGTACGGGCCCTCCTCGCCGCCGAGACCCGGCGCGCCCGCGCGGCCCTCGACGCGACCCACGGCTTCCTCGACCTCGCAGAGCCCGGCCTGCGCCCCGTCATCGCCACCATGTCGGACCTCATGGCGCACCAGCTGGCGGCCGTCGAGCGGGTCGGCGCCGGCGCGCTGCGCCGCGACGTCGGCTACGGACTCACGGCGCCCCTGCGGATCCTGCTGCGCGCCGCGGCGGCCGGTCGGGGCCGCTCCCGCAGCCGCTAG
- a CDS encoding DUF4235 domain-containing protein: protein MKAAKIVYKPVGLALGAEGGMVAGVAFKQAWKMIGHDDDALDATDENRTWQEVLSAAGLQGAIFAVVKAAVYRAGSATTRRLTGTWPG from the coding sequence GTGAAGGCCGCCAAGATCGTCTACAAGCCGGTCGGCCTGGCCCTGGGCGCCGAGGGCGGCATGGTCGCCGGCGTGGCCTTCAAACAGGCGTGGAAGATGATCGGCCACGACGACGATGCCCTTGACGCCACCGACGAGAACCGCACCTGGCAGGAGGTCCTGTCCGCAGCAGGCCTGCAAGGTGCGATCTTCGCCGTCGTCAAGGCCGCCGTCTACCGGGCAGGATCCGCCACGACCAGGCGCCTGACCGGCACCTGGCCCGGCTGA
- a CDS encoding chaplin — MFRFAKAVAVTAATGAVLAGGAGMAAADATAEGAAIGSPGVLSGNVVQVPIHIPVNLCGNTVNIVGLLNPAFGNTCINASGSDGHHKADHHGKN, encoded by the coding sequence ATGTTCCGTTTCGCCAAGGCCGTAGCCGTTACCGCCGCCACTGGTGCCGTCCTTGCAGGCGGGGCCGGCATGGCCGCCGCCGACGCCACGGCAGAGGGCGCTGCCATCGGCTCCCCGGGTGTCCTGTCCGGCAACGTCGTCCAGGTGCCCATCCACATCCCGGTCAACCTCTGCGGCAACACCGTCAACATCGTCGGGCTCCTCAACCCGGCCTTCGGCAACACCTGCATCAACGCCAGCGGCTCGGACGGGCACCACAAGGCCGACCACCACGGCAAGAACTGA
- a CDS encoding tyrosine-type recombinase/integrase translates to MPGYEDSAPVRVGNGAAHQLQLGVYGELAMALHAARQAGLGASETAAHLQIKLCAYRIPLNPCRGLDSARPPKRPPTNKEAWGPSVFRDVRVALHPRYRALADLGVAAGLRPGEAFAWSPDDLRDGWLYVDRQLQSIGARHWFKLPKRDKTRRLPVPTELEEALLAHMEEFPSVEVTLPWVDASEPTMAWEQRQQVTVRLLTTTAYGNPITSNIFRTDNWNPALEEAGLVKRLNRADGTPRDAWKGTEPFTFHALRHTYASVQLGAGETPVTVAEYMGDTVETVLETYAHFIPDVGGRGLEAMGNFMTVA, encoded by the coding sequence CTGCCCGGCTATGAGGACTCCGCCCCCGTCCGGGTCGGCAACGGCGCCGCCCACCAGCTCCAGCTCGGCGTGTACGGCGAGCTCGCCATGGCCCTGCACGCCGCCCGCCAGGCCGGGCTCGGCGCATCGGAAACCGCCGCCCACCTCCAGATCAAGCTGTGCGCCTACCGCATCCCCCTCAATCCCTGCCGGGGGCTGGATTCTGCTCGACCGCCGAAAAGGCCACCGACGAACAAGGAGGCGTGGGGCCCGTCGGTGTTCCGGGATGTACGTGTGGCCCTCCACCCGCGGTACCGCGCCCTCGCTGATCTCGGCGTCGCCGCTGGCCTGCGCCCCGGCGAGGCGTTCGCATGGAGCCCCGACGATCTGCGGGACGGCTGGCTGTATGTCGACCGGCAGCTCCAGAGCATCGGGGCGCGGCACTGGTTCAAGCTGCCGAAGAGGGACAAGACCCGCCGTCTTCCCGTGCCGACGGAGTTGGAGGAGGCCCTGCTCGCCCACATGGAGGAATTCCCATCCGTAGAGGTGACGCTGCCCTGGGTCGACGCGAGCGAACCCACCATGGCATGGGAGCAGAGGCAGCAGGTGACGGTCCGGTTGCTCACCACTACGGCGTACGGCAACCCGATCACCAGCAACATCTTCCGGACCGACAACTGGAATCCGGCTCTGGAGGAAGCCGGGCTGGTGAAGCGGCTAAACCGGGCCGACGGGACGCCTCGGGATGCTTGGAAGGGCACGGAGCCGTTCACATTCCACGCTTTGCGGCACACCTACGCCTCGGTTCAGCTCGGCGCAGGCGAGACGCCGGTGACGGTGGCGGAGTACATGGGCGACACCGTGGAGACCGTGCTGGAGACCTACGCGCATTTCATCCCCGACGTCGGCGGCCGGGGACTGGAGGCCATGGGCAACTTCATGACGGTGGCATGA